In Streptomyces durocortorensis, a genomic segment contains:
- a CDS encoding Rv3235 family protein, producing MSVDSTRPTGRRDQRRPRVVPPQRSRRPHRPPRPHQWFAERLLAVLSGQRPVHWMLGHTIGEAYDQLAELAPSSPLGASRGSRPVLRRCHGAQPATGVVEAFASITAGDRVQAMAFRLEQGADQRWRCAAVELGGERLIAGRPGPR from the coding sequence ATGAGCGTGGACAGCACGCGGCCCACCGGCCGACGCGACCAGCGCAGGCCTCGGGTCGTACCTCCGCAGCGGTCCCGGCGGCCGCACCGGCCGCCGCGGCCCCACCAGTGGTTCGCCGAACGGCTGCTCGCGGTCCTCAGCGGCCAGCGCCCGGTGCACTGGATGCTCGGCCACACCATCGGCGAGGCCTACGACCAGCTCGCCGAACTGGCCCCCAGCAGCCCGCTCGGGGCCTCCCGCGGCAGTCGCCCGGTCCTTCGCCGCTGCCACGGCGCCCAGCCCGCCACCGGCGTGGTCGAGGCGTTCGCCAGCATCACGGCGGGCGACCGGGTGCAGGCCATGGCCTTCCGACTGGAGCAGGGCGCCGACCAGCGCTGGCGCTGCGCCGCCGTGGAACTGGGCGGCGAACGCCTCATCGCCGGCCGCCCCGGTCCGCGATGA
- a CDS encoding winged helix-turn-helix domain-containing protein — protein MTPVPPPAVELSADQARRIALRAQGFLGAPDRRAGVPGVLRHLGAVQLDTISVLARSHELIPYARLGAVGRRTVEEAYWSGGRSFEYWSHAACILPVEEWPHFAFRRRAYRSRPHWHHDLPDGAYDTVIKQLRTEGPLTATELGGAKNGGEWWDWSASKVAVERALMFGEVVCTERRGWKRVYNLAERAIPDAVLHDDLSDTECRRRLVALAGKSLGVGTRSDIADYHRLKGEEFDAVVADSGLVPVVVEGWTKPAWADPEALAKEPRGRHRTTLLSPFDSLIWERARTERIFDFTHRLEAYVPKQKRIHGYFAMPLLAGGKLQGRVDPAREGTTLVARQASLAGPKAVAPMAEALVEAAGWVGCTDIRVDRVDAPELRDPLRTEIGRALQRAYR, from the coding sequence ATGACGCCTGTGCCTCCTCCCGCAGTCGAACTCTCCGCCGACCAGGCCCGCCGTATCGCGCTGCGCGCCCAGGGCTTCCTGGGGGCTCCGGACCGCCGGGCGGGGGTGCCGGGGGTGCTGCGCCACCTCGGGGCCGTCCAGCTGGACACCATCTCGGTGCTGGCCCGCTCGCACGAGCTGATTCCGTACGCCCGGCTCGGCGCGGTGGGCCGCCGCACGGTGGAGGAGGCGTACTGGTCGGGCGGCCGCTCCTTCGAGTACTGGTCGCATGCCGCGTGCATCCTGCCGGTCGAGGAGTGGCCGCACTTCGCGTTCCGCCGCCGCGCCTACCGCTCCCGGCCGCACTGGCACCACGATCTTCCCGACGGCGCCTATGACACGGTGATCAAGCAGCTGCGCACCGAGGGTCCGTTGACGGCGACAGAGTTGGGCGGCGCGAAGAACGGCGGGGAGTGGTGGGACTGGTCGGCGTCCAAGGTCGCCGTCGAGCGGGCCCTGATGTTCGGCGAGGTGGTGTGCACCGAGCGGCGCGGCTGGAAGCGGGTCTACAACCTGGCCGAGCGGGCCATTCCGGATGCCGTGCTCCACGACGATCTGAGCGATACGGAGTGCAGGCGCCGGCTGGTCGCGCTGGCGGGCAAGTCGCTGGGCGTCGGCACGCGCAGTGACATCGCGGACTACCACCGGCTGAAGGGCGAGGAGTTCGACGCCGTGGTGGCGGATTCGGGCCTGGTGCCGGTCGTGGTGGAGGGCTGGACGAAACCGGCCTGGGCGGATCCGGAGGCGCTGGCCAAGGAGCCGCGCGGACGCCACCGTACGACGCTGCTGTCACCGTTCGACTCCCTGATCTGGGAGCGGGCGCGCACGGAGCGGATCTTCGACTTCACCCACCGGCTGGAGGCGTACGTCCCCAAGCAGAAGCGGATCCACGGCTATTTCGCGATGCCGTTGCTGGCGGGCGGCAAGCTTCAGGGCCGGGTCGACCCGGCGCGCGAGGGCACCACGCTGGTCGCCCGGCAGGCATCCCTGGCCGGCCCCAAGGCCGTGGCCCCGATGGCCGAGGCTCTGGTCGAGGCTGCGGGCTGGGTGGGCTGCACGGACATCCGGGTGGACCGGGTCGACGCCCCCGAGCTGCGCGACCCGCTCAGGACGGAGATCGGACGGGCGCTGCAACGCGCCTACCGCTGA
- the secA gene encoding preprotein translocase subunit SecA produces the protein MSVFNKLMRAGEGKILRKLHRIADQVSSIEEDFVNLSDAELRALTDEYKERYADGESLDDLLPEAFATIREAAKRVLGQRHYDVQIMGGAALHLGYVAEMKTGEGKTLVGTLPTYLNALSGKGVHLITVNDYLAQRDSELMGRVHKFLGLSVGCIVANMTPAQRREQYACDITYGTNNEFGFDYLRDNMAWSKDELVQRGHNFAVVDEVDSILVDEARTPLIISGPADQATKWYGDFAKLVTRLTKGEAGNQLKGIEETGDYEVDEKKRTVAIHESGVAKVEDWLGIDNLYESVNTPLVGYLNNAIKAKELFKKDKDYVVIDGEVMIVDEHTGRILAGRRYNEGMHQAIEAKEGVDIKDENQTLATITLQNFFRLYDKLSGMTGTAMTEAAEFHQIYKLGVVPIPTNRPMVRADQSDLIYRTEVAKFAAVVDDIAEKHEKGQPILVGTTSVEKSEYLSQQLSKRGVQHEVLNAKQHDREATIVAQAGRKGAVTVATNMAGRGTDIKLGGNPDDLAEAELRQRGLDPVENVEEWAAALPAALEAAEQAVKAEFEEVKELGGLYVLGTERHESRRIDNQLRGRSGRQGDPGESRFYLSLGDDLMRLFKAQMVERVMSMANVPDDVPIENKMVTRAIASAQSQVEQQNFETRKNVLKYDEVLNRQREVIYGERRRVLEGEDLQDQIRHFMDDTIDDYIRQETAEGFAEEWDLDRLWGAFKQLYPVKVTVEELEDAAGDLAGVTADFIAESIKNDIHEQYEEREKTLGSDIMRELERRVVLSVLDRKWREHLYEMDYLQEGIGLRAMAQKDPLVEYQREGFDMFNAMMEGIKEESVGYLFNLEVQVEQQVEEVPVQDAAERTSLDKETAPAGAAPRPEIRAKGLEAPQRPDRLHFSAPTVDGEGGVVEGDFATDSAGATRSTDGMTRAERRKAQKSSGGGGRRRKK, from the coding sequence GTGTCCGTCTTCAACAAGCTCATGCGTGCAGGCGAAGGCAAGATCCTGCGCAAACTGCACCGCATCGCGGACCAGGTCAGCTCCATCGAAGAGGACTTCGTCAACCTCTCCGACGCCGAGCTGCGGGCGCTCACCGACGAGTACAAGGAACGGTACGCGGACGGCGAGAGCCTGGACGACCTGCTTCCCGAAGCGTTCGCCACGATCCGCGAGGCCGCCAAGCGTGTCCTCGGGCAGCGCCATTACGACGTACAGATCATGGGTGGAGCCGCCCTGCACCTCGGCTATGTGGCCGAGATGAAGACCGGTGAGGGCAAGACCCTTGTCGGCACCCTGCCCACGTATCTGAATGCCCTCTCCGGCAAGGGCGTGCATCTGATCACGGTCAACGACTACCTCGCCCAGCGTGACTCCGAGCTGATGGGCCGGGTCCACAAGTTCCTGGGTCTGTCCGTCGGCTGCATCGTCGCCAACATGACCCCGGCCCAGCGCCGCGAGCAGTATGCCTGTGACATCACGTACGGCACGAACAACGAGTTCGGCTTCGACTATCTCCGCGACAACATGGCGTGGTCCAAGGACGAGCTCGTCCAGCGCGGCCACAACTTCGCCGTGGTCGACGAGGTCGACTCGATCCTGGTCGACGAGGCCCGTACGCCGCTGATCATCTCCGGCCCGGCCGACCAGGCCACCAAGTGGTACGGCGACTTCGCCAAGCTGGTCACGCGCCTCACCAAGGGTGAGGCGGGCAACCAGCTCAAGGGCATCGAGGAGACCGGCGACTACGAGGTCGACGAGAAGAAGCGGACCGTGGCCATCCATGAGTCCGGTGTCGCCAAGGTCGAGGACTGGCTCGGTATCGACAACCTCTACGAGTCGGTGAACACCCCGCTCGTCGGTTATCTGAACAACGCCATCAAGGCCAAGGAACTGTTCAAGAAGGACAAGGACTACGTCGTCATCGACGGCGAAGTCATGATCGTCGACGAGCACACCGGCCGTATCCTCGCCGGCCGCCGCTACAACGAGGGCATGCACCAGGCGATCGAGGCGAAGGAAGGGGTGGACATCAAGGACGAGAACCAGACCCTTGCCACGATCACCCTGCAGAACTTCTTCCGCCTCTACGACAAGCTCTCCGGCATGACCGGTACGGCGATGACCGAGGCCGCCGAGTTCCACCAGATCTACAAGCTCGGCGTGGTGCCGATCCCGACGAACCGGCCGATGGTCCGCGCCGACCAGTCGGACCTGATCTACCGCACCGAGGTCGCCAAGTTCGCCGCGGTCGTCGACGACATCGCCGAGAAGCACGAGAAGGGCCAGCCGATCCTGGTCGGCACCACCTCGGTCGAGAAGTCCGAGTACCTCTCGCAGCAGCTCTCCAAGCGCGGCGTCCAGCACGAGGTCCTCAACGCCAAGCAGCACGACCGGGAGGCGACGATCGTTGCCCAGGCGGGCCGCAAGGGCGCCGTCACCGTCGCGACGAACATGGCCGGCCGAGGCACCGACATCAAGCTCGGCGGCAACCCGGACGACCTCGCCGAGGCGGAGCTGCGCCAGCGCGGCCTCGACCCGGTGGAGAACGTCGAGGAGTGGGCGGCCGCGCTGCCCGCCGCGCTGGAGGCGGCCGAGCAGGCCGTGAAGGCGGAGTTCGAAGAGGTCAAGGAGCTCGGCGGGCTGTACGTGCTCGGCACGGAGCGTCACGAGTCGCGCCGTATCGACAACCAGCTGCGCGGCCGTTCCGGCCGTCAGGGCGACCCGGGCGAGTCCCGTTTCTACCTGTCGCTGGGCGACGACCTGATGCGCCTGTTCAAGGCCCAGATGGTCGAGCGCGTCATGTCGATGGCGAACGTCCCCGACGACGTCCCGATCGAGAACAAGATGGTCACCCGTGCCATCGCCTCCGCCCAGTCGCAGGTCGAGCAGCAGAACTTCGAGACGCGTAAGAACGTCCTGAAGTACGACGAGGTGCTCAACCGGCAGCGCGAGGTCATCTACGGCGAGCGCCGCCGCGTTCTGGAGGGCGAGGACCTCCAGGACCAGATCCGGCACTTCATGGACGACACGATCGACGACTACATCCGGCAGGAGACCGCCGAGGGCTTCGCCGAGGAGTGGGACCTGGACCGGCTGTGGGGCGCCTTCAAGCAGCTCTACCCGGTGAAGGTCACCGTGGAGGAGCTGGAGGACGCGGCCGGGGACCTGGCGGGCGTCACCGCCGACTTCATCGCGGAGTCCATCAAGAACGACATCCACGAGCAGTACGAGGAGCGCGAGAAGACGCTCGGCTCCGACATCATGCGTGAGCTGGAGCGGCGCGTCGTCCTCTCCGTCCTCGACCGCAAGTGGCGCGAGCACCTCTACGAGATGGACTACCTCCAGGAGGGCATCGGCCTGCGGGCCATGGCCCAGAAGGACCCGCTGGTCGAGTACCAGCGCGAGGGCTTCGACATGTTCAACGCCATGATGGAGGGCATCAAGGAGGAGTCCGTCGGCTATCTGTTCAACCTGGAGGTCCAGGTCGAGCAGCAGGTCGAGGAGGTTCCGGTGCAGGACGCCGCCGAGCGCACCTCGCTCGACAAGGAGACCGCGCCCGCCGGGGCCGCCCCGCGTCCGGAGATCCGCGCCAAGGGCCTGGAGGCCCCGCAGCGTCCGGACCGGCTCCACTTCTCCGCTCCCACGGTGGACGGCGAGGGCGGTGTCGTCGAGGGCGACTTCGCCACCGACAGCGCCGGTGCCACGCGGTCCACGGACGGCATGACGCGTGCGGAGCGCCGCAAGGCGCAGAAGAGCAGCGGCGGCGGAGGCCGTCGTCGCAAGAAGTAG
- a CDS encoding GNAT family N-acetyltransferase — MEPIALTTERLILRPFGPQDTYRVHTACQDPDIQRWTVLPSPYRLTDAELFTAKLSPAGWQDDSVYSFALVLRNSEALVGALGVHRRSRPGTYEIGYWGAPDHRGRGYVCEAVLGSARWAFTSLGADRLEWRAEVGNTASRAVALRAGFRMEGEQRSGLLNKGVRRDVWTAALLPCDLGLPGAHPYLPGREAPRPGGAPGAVR, encoded by the coding sequence ATGGAGCCGATCGCCCTCACTACGGAACGCCTGATTCTGCGGCCCTTCGGCCCGCAGGACACGTACCGGGTGCACACCGCCTGCCAGGACCCGGACATCCAGCGCTGGACGGTGCTCCCCTCCCCGTACCGCCTCACCGACGCGGAACTGTTCACCGCGAAACTCTCCCCGGCGGGCTGGCAGGATGACTCCGTCTACAGCTTCGCCCTCGTCCTGCGGAACTCCGAAGCCCTGGTCGGCGCGCTCGGCGTGCACCGCCGCAGCCGCCCGGGAACGTACGAGATCGGCTACTGGGGAGCCCCGGACCACCGCGGTCGCGGATACGTCTGCGAAGCCGTGCTCGGCTCCGCCCGGTGGGCCTTCACCTCGCTCGGGGCGGACCGGCTGGAGTGGCGCGCCGAGGTCGGCAACACCGCCTCCCGTGCGGTGGCCCTGCGCGCGGGCTTCCGGATGGAGGGCGAGCAGCGGTCCGGGCTGCTCAACAAGGGAGTGCGGCGCGATGTGTGGACGGCCGCCCTCCTCCCCTGCGACCTGGGACTGCCGGGCGCCCATCCGTACCTCCCCGGGCGCGAAGCCCCGCGGCCCGGCGGGGCGCCGGGTGCCGTGCGATGA
- a CDS encoding ComF family protein, with protein MRGVWRELSDLVLPVSCAGCGRPRTELCAACGAAVHGAPARRVRPSPRPPGLPPVYAAAPYENAVRAVLLAHKERGALGLAGALGRALAGCVRAGTGRPGGPGPLLLIPVPSARSATAARGHDPVRRIAAAAARDLRRTGLPARLVPVLRQRRTVLDQAGLGARRRRANLAGALELTAGGERLIRHGRVILVDDLLTTGSTLAEAARAVGEGLGADRGAARRATFRAVVVAASPSAFETNRN; from the coding sequence ATGCGGGGCGTGTGGCGGGAGCTGTCCGATCTGGTCCTGCCGGTGTCCTGCGCAGGCTGCGGCAGACCGCGCACCGAGCTGTGCGCGGCCTGTGGAGCCGCGGTGCACGGCGCCCCGGCCCGCCGTGTTCGTCCTTCTCCCCGGCCCCCGGGGCTTCCGCCGGTGTACGCGGCGGCGCCGTACGAGAACGCCGTACGTGCGGTTCTGCTGGCCCACAAGGAGCGAGGGGCACTCGGGCTTGCGGGGGCGCTCGGGCGGGCCCTGGCGGGTTGTGTACGGGCCGGGACGGGGAGGCCGGGCGGTCCGGGCCCCCTCCTGCTCATCCCCGTGCCGTCGGCCCGGTCCGCGACGGCTGCGCGCGGTCACGATCCGGTGCGCAGGATCGCGGCGGCGGCCGCCCGGGACCTGCGCCGCACGGGTCTGCCCGCCCGGCTGGTCCCGGTGCTGCGCCAGCGGCGCACGGTCCTGGACCAGGCGGGGCTCGGGGCCCGTCGGCGGCGGGCGAATCTGGCCGGTGCACTGGAGCTCACGGCAGGGGGAGAGCGGCTGATCCGTCACGGCAGGGTGATCCTGGTGGACGATCTGTTGACGACAGGTTCGACCCTGGCGGAGGCGGCGCGGGCCGTCGGCGAGGGGCTCGGCGCCGACCGGGGGGCCGCCCGGCGCGCAACGTTCCGAGCGGTGGTCGTCGCAGCTTCTCCGTCCGCCTTCGAAACAAACCGGAACTGA
- the hpf gene encoding ribosome hibernation-promoting factor, HPF/YfiA family has product MDIVVKGRKTEVPERFRKHVAEKLKLDKIQKFDGKVISLDVEVSKEPNPRQADRSDRVEITLRSRGPVIRAEAAAGDPYAALDLATGKLEARLRKQHDKRYSRRGNGRLSAAEVGDVVPGVASFDEDGELVGDQSSAPVPTTMVGSLEVQGEGPLVMREKTHTAAPMSLDQALYEMELVGHDFYLFVDSETKEPSVVYRRHAYDYGVIHLRTDPLAADEAGGAGGALGG; this is encoded by the coding sequence GTGGACATCGTCGTCAAGGGCCGCAAGACCGAGGTGCCCGAGCGGTTCCGCAAGCACGTGGCCGAGAAGCTGAAGCTGGACAAGATCCAGAAGTTCGACGGCAAGGTGATCAGCCTCGACGTCGAGGTGTCCAAGGAGCCGAATCCCCGCCAGGCCGACCGTTCCGACCGGGTGGAGATCACGCTCCGCTCCAGGGGGCCGGTCATCCGGGCGGAAGCGGCAGCGGGCGACCCTTACGCAGCGCTCGACCTGGCCACCGGAAAGCTGGAGGCCCGGCTGCGCAAGCAGCACGACAAGCGCTACAGCCGCCGTGGCAACGGACGCCTGTCGGCTGCCGAGGTCGGGGACGTGGTTCCCGGCGTCGCCTCGTTCGACGAGGACGGCGAGTTGGTCGGCGACCAGTCGTCGGCACCCGTCCCCACCACGATGGTCGGCTCGCTCGAAGTGCAGGGCGAAGGGCCGCTCGTGATGCGCGAGAAGACCCACACCGCCGCACCGATGTCGCTCGATCAGGCGCTCTACGAGATGGAACTGGTCGGGCACGACTTCTACTTGTTCGTCGACTCCGAGACGAAGGAGCCCAGTGTCGTCTACCGGCGACACGCCTACGACTACGGCGTCATCCACTTGAGGACCGACCCGCTCGCCGCGGACGAAGCCGGTGGCGCGGGCGGCGCGCTCGGCGGCTGA
- a CDS encoding response regulator transcription factor — MADTFGPVRDAHHSDDDAGAYTGADADAASRKEPIRVLVVDDHALFRRGLEIVLAQEEDIQVIGEAGDGSEAVDKAADLLPDIVLMDVRMPKRGGIEACTSIKEVAPSAKIIMLTISDEEADLYDAIKAGATGYLLKEISTDEVATAIRAVADGQSQISPSMASKLLTEFKSMIQRTDERRLVPAPRLTERELEVLKLVATGMNNRDIAKELFISENTVKNHVRNILEKLQLHSRMEAVVYAMREKILEIR; from the coding sequence ATGGCGGACACCTTCGGGCCCGTGCGCGATGCGCATCACTCCGACGACGACGCCGGTGCGTATACCGGCGCGGACGCGGACGCCGCTTCACGCAAGGAGCCCATCCGGGTCCTCGTGGTCGATGACCACGCGCTCTTCCGCAGGGGTCTGGAGATCGTCCTCGCGCAGGAGGAGGACATCCAGGTCATCGGCGAGGCCGGAGACGGCTCCGAGGCCGTCGACAAGGCCGCCGACCTGCTGCCCGACATCGTCCTGATGGATGTCAGGATGCCCAAACGCGGTGGCATCGAGGCCTGTACCTCCATCAAGGAGGTGGCCCCCAGCGCGAAGATCATCATGCTGACGATCAGCGACGAGGAGGCCGACCTCTACGACGCGATCAAGGCGGGCGCCACCGGATACCTCCTCAAGGAGATCTCCACCGACGAGGTGGCCACGGCCATTCGCGCGGTCGCTGACGGACAGTCCCAGATCAGTCCTTCCATGGCCTCCAAGCTGCTCACCGAGTTCAAATCGATGATCCAGCGCACCGACGAGCGACGGCTCGTTCCGGCGCCCCGGCTCACCGAACGGGAGCTGGAAGTGCTGAAGCTCGTGGCGACCGGCATGAACAACCGGGATATTGCCAAGGAGTTGTTCATTTCCGAGAACACGGTGAAGAACCACGTCCGCAATATCCTGGAGAAATTGCAGCTCCACTCCCGGATGGAAGCCGTGGTCTACGCCATGCGCGAGAAGATTCTTGAGATCAGGTAA
- a CDS encoding LpqB family beta-propeller domain-containing protein → MRLSALIGCAIVVLAGCGSMPTTGDVKAVDASQPDDSQVQVYAVAPREGAPPSEIVDGFLESMTSDDPAFATTRKYLSTDAQRTWQPSGGITVLAQAPNRSGPLLHDEASRATRDTETAYTLTGQKVAAVDVQSSYRPLAPTDYSQTLHLVLEKGPDGEQEWRIDVVPDGLVLGQSDFKRLYRSVNKYYFATGRTGGQRMLVADPVHVRNGTDPVTRMSTATQTVTTLLAGPTNWLRPVVDSRFPTGTALRKGVTALAPDDQNILKVPLNEKADKADRSACRMMAAQVLYTLGDLTSARVERVELEGGRGKLCSLDADDAEAFSADNGSGGPDSQYFINDKGQVERLPGAAEGDVTPEPLVGPFGLGTVPMGSVGVSRDERRAAAVSANGENLYVTSLESADELAAPLVTSTAKKAADRLSPPSWDGHGDLWVADRNPAGPRLLRLTGGAGEPQEVRVPGLDGSRIEALRMSADGVRIALLLSKDGHTTLKIGRVERRGSAVSPEISVEDLRQAAPQLADVTAISWSGRSRLVVVGKEEGGVQQVRYVQADGSTSSSGALPGVNQVESVAAADDELLPLMAETVDDGIVRLSRGDNWQTVLKEGTSLVYPG, encoded by the coding sequence GTGCGGCTGTCCGCGCTGATCGGCTGCGCCATCGTCGTGCTGGCCGGGTGCGGGTCGATGCCGACGACGGGGGACGTCAAAGCGGTCGACGCCTCGCAGCCGGACGACTCCCAGGTGCAGGTGTATGCCGTGGCGCCCCGGGAGGGCGCGCCGCCCAGCGAGATCGTCGACGGCTTCCTGGAGTCGATGACCAGTGACGATCCCGCGTTCGCGACCACGCGGAAGTACCTGAGCACCGACGCCCAGCGCACCTGGCAGCCCAGCGGGGGCATCACGGTCCTCGCCCAGGCTCCCAACCGCAGCGGGCCCCTCCTCCACGACGAGGCCAGCCGGGCCACCCGGGACACGGAGACGGCCTACACGCTGACCGGCCAGAAGGTCGCGGCGGTAGACGTCCAGAGCTCCTACCGGCCGCTCGCGCCCACCGACTACTCCCAGACCCTCCACCTGGTGCTGGAGAAGGGGCCGGACGGGGAGCAGGAATGGCGCATCGACGTCGTGCCGGACGGTCTGGTCCTCGGGCAGTCCGACTTCAAGCGGCTCTACCGTTCCGTGAACAAGTACTACTTCGCCACCGGGCGGACGGGCGGGCAGCGGATGCTCGTCGCCGACCCCGTCCACGTACGCAACGGCACCGATCCGGTCACGCGCATGAGCACGGCCACGCAGACCGTCACGACGCTGCTCGCCGGGCCGACGAACTGGCTGCGGCCGGTGGTCGACTCCCGGTTCCCGACCGGGACCGCGCTGCGCAAGGGCGTCACCGCGCTGGCGCCGGACGACCAGAACATCCTGAAGGTGCCGCTCAACGAGAAGGCGGACAAGGCCGACCGGAGCGCCTGCCGGATGATGGCCGCCCAGGTGCTCTACACCCTCGGGGACCTGACCTCGGCGCGGGTCGAGCGCGTGGAGCTGGAGGGCGGCCGCGGCAAGCTCTGCTCGCTGGACGCCGATGACGCCGAGGCGTTCTCCGCCGACAACGGCTCCGGAGGGCCCGACAGCCAGTACTTCATCAACGACAAGGGCCAGGTGGAGCGGCTTCCCGGCGCCGCCGAGGGCGACGTGACGCCCGAGCCGCTGGTCGGCCCCTTCGGTCTGGGCACGGTGCCGATGGGCTCGGTCGGGGTGTCCCGGGACGAGCGGCGGGCCGCCGCGGTGTCGGCCAACGGGGAGAACCTGTACGTGACCTCCCTGGAATCGGCGGACGAGCTGGCCGCGCCCCTGGTCACCAGCACCGCGAAGAAGGCCGCCGACCGGCTGTCCCCGCCGAGCTGGGACGGTCACGGGGACCTGTGGGTCGCCGACCGGAATCCGGCCGGTCCCCGGCTGCTGCGGCTGACCGGAGGAGCGGGGGAGCCCCAGGAGGTCCGGGTTCCGGGCCTGGACGGCAGCCGGATCGAAGCGCTCCGTATGTCGGCGGACGGGGTGCGGATCGCGCTGCTGCTGTCGAAGGACGGGCACACGACGCTGAAGATCGGCCGGGTCGAGCGTCGCGGGTCCGCGGTGTCGCCCGAGATCTCGGTCGAGGATCTCCGCCAGGCCGCACCGCAGCTCGCGGACGTGACGGCCATTTCCTGGTCCGGCCGCAGCCGTCTGGTGGTGGTCGGCAAGGAGGAGGGCGGAGTCCAGCAGGTGCGGTACGTGCAGGCGGACGGTTCCACGTCGTCTTCGGGTGCGCTGCCCGGGGTCAATCAGGTCGAGTCGGTCGCCGCGGCGGACGACGAACTGCTTCCCCTGATGGCGGAGACGGTGGACGACGGCATAGTGAGGCTCTCGCGCGGGGACAACTGGCAGACGGTCCTCAAGGAGGGCACCTCGCTGGTATACCCGGGCTGA